The Deltaproteobacteria bacterium DNA window ACCTGCCAAGGGCAGGATATATCGCCTCCACTTAAATGGGAAGGCGCTCCGGCGGAAACAAAGAGTTTTGTTCTGATAATTGACGATCCCGATGCACCAGATCCGAAAGCCCCCAAAATGGTATGGGATCACTGGATTGTTTATAATATTCCTGCCTCGGTAAGTAGTTTTGGGGAAGGAATTACTCAGTTGCCAGAGGGCGCAATGGAAGGCTTAAATAGCTGGAAAAAAACCAATTATGGCGGCCCCTGCCCTCCCATTGGCCGGCATCGCTACTTTCACAAGATCTTTGCTTTGGACGTCATTCTGGAGGATCTGAACTCACCGACAAAAAAACAGCTAGAAACTTCAATGAAAAATCACATTCTTTCATCCGCAGTTTTAATGGGGACGTATCAAAAGAAATAGTTGAAATATCGCTAATATATTTAGAAAATCTAAACTGCTGAGGTTATACGGATGGCAGTAAGCTAAATCCGTTAACTCTAATGGCGCAGAATCCACCCACGCAAATCGCCGATTATTTTACTGAGATATTAGCAAAAAAATTCCGGCCCAACAGCTTATTTGTGGCACTATACCACTAAAACGTGCTCAAAAATTAGCAGTTAAGCAACACTCGAACCCGCATTAACCGGTATAGGTTTTGGATCGCTTCCCGCATAAAGGGAGATAGGGGAGAAGGGAATTTCGATTCCTTCTTGGTCAAAGCGTTCCCTAATTTCTTCCTTTATCGAGTTATTGAGGGCAAGATAATGATCCCCATGTGTCCAAATGGCAAAGAGTAGGTCAATTGACGAAGCAGAAAATTCCTTAAAAATAACCAGGGGTTCAGGTTCCTGCAAACAGTACGGATTGTTTTTGGCAAGACTCAGCAGCACTTCTCTTACTCTCTTTAGATCCGCCCTATAAGAAATGGGGATTTTTATATCAATTCTACGGATGGGAAACTTCGTAATGTTAATAACGGGGCTCTTGATCACCGTCTCATTGGGTATGCGAATGTAGCGATTATCAAAAGTGCGAATTTTTACGGACAAAATGTCCACCGAAAGCACGATACCCGTAACGTTCTCAATTGTAATAGTATCGCCCACTTTAAATGCCTCTTCTGCCAGCAAGAATATTCCACTTATCACATTCGAAATGCTAGTTTGCGAAGCAAAACCAACCGCAATACCAACTATGCCGGCAGCACCAAGGAGAGGAGTAAGACTAAAGCCCAGTTGATGCAGCACAGCTATTACAACTAGAGCAATGAGTCCATACTGCACGACCTTAGCAGCAATCATACCCTGCTGTGGAGAAAACCTACGCGATACAAATCTGTGCGTGGTGTTTCCAAAATAAAAACTAAGAGGTATCCCGATTGAAAGAAGAAATACGACAGAAAAAAAAGACAACAACGCTTTGGCCGAAAACAAGGCGAAAAACGAGGTCAATAAATCACTCATTACGCTAATTCCTTCTTATGACAATTCAGAAAACGTAGGTATAAACAGTCCACGTTTCGGAAACTCTCGAGAAGTGTTAATCACTTCACCACTTGGAGTTTCTAAAGGTGGGCCGCCGACAATACTAACTTGGCTAGCATCATTTAACCCCCTAAACGAAATCTTCATTTCGCTTGACCATAAACGTCCCTGATATTCGTATAGTGAAAGCCACTTAACTCGCAGACAAATTTGTTTTACTAATAGCTCTGCACTAGACGCGTTCTTTATCTGCAAAGGGCAAATTGCACAGTGCGAGTAATCGGCTTCAGCAGTTAACTGCCTACTAAAACTCGACCACAAAAAATAACACAACTCCCCCTCTGTAGAAGAACCAAACCAAGTCGAGAAAGGAATCACTGAAGGCACTTCGGTTAATATAGCCCCATCCTTGCTTGACGATTTTATAACAACCCACAAGGGAATATTTACAAGCACGCGCACCTGAGCACCAGCTTGCAATCTTAACGGCCTCTCTGTTTTCACGACAACCGCCCTGTCGGGAAACGCGGGAACGAGCTGAACAGATTCCATTTCCTTTTTTACTGCCCAACGCGTCCACGCGAGTCCAGACGCAGATTTATCTGACTCAACATCGTTGCCGTATACATGAGCAATCCACACTTCCCCATCTACAGACTTAAGAAACACGCTCAGATCCCCCAAAGCCCAGGCTCTCTGCTTGTCTTTAGGTATGCTGTGCTGGCCCCATACAAGTTTAGCTACATGCATAAAATCTTATCCCCGCATGAGGTAGCTTACTCATTGACAACCTCATCCTCATCTATTTCATCAGTCTCATCGCTTTTATCCGTTGAACCAAGCCAGCCTCTCTTACGAAAAAAAAGCAACATGCCGATAGCCAAAGAAACGATGACCACCCAAAACGCCGGGTAAGCCCACTTAAGCTGCAATTCAGGCATATAGTGAAAATTCATTCCATACACGCCGGCAAAAAAAGATAGAGGAATAAAAATGGTAGAAATAATAGTTAATACTTTAATCACCTCATTCATTTTATTGCTTAAGCCAGAAAGGTAAACGTCCATTAGCCCACTACATATTTCGCGATATGTCTCGATTACCTCTATTACTTGCGCGCAATGATCATAACAGTCGCGAAGATACACATGTGTGGTTTTCTTAAAGAGCTTACTGTCGTCGCGAATTAAAAAGTTTAACACCTCTCGCTGAGGAAAAATAGCTCGCCGCAAGTTAAGTAGCTCACAGCGGACGGTATAAATCGATTTTAAAATATCTGTCGATGGCTTCTCTATAACTTTGCGCTCAACCTCCTCCAAATATTCGCCCAAATCCTCTAACACGGGATAGTAGTTATCAATAATTGCATCGAGAAGTGCATA harbors:
- a CDS encoding DUF432 domain-containing protein, with the protein product MHVAKLVWGQHSIPKDKQRAWALGDLSVFLKSVDGEVWIAHVYGNDVESDKSASGLAWTRWAVKKEMESVQLVPAFPDRAVVVKTERPLRLQAGAQVRVLVNIPLWVVIKSSSKDGAILTEVPSVIPFSTWFGSSTEGELCYFLWSSFSRQLTAEADYSHCAICPLQIKNASSAELLVKQICLRVKWLSLYEYQGRLWSSEMKISFRGLNDASQVSIVGGPPLETPSGEVINTSREFPKRGLFIPTFSELS
- a CDS encoding YbhB/YbcL family Raf kinase inhibitor-like protein, giving the protein TCQGQDISPPLKWEGAPAETKSFVLIIDDPDAPDPKAPKMVWDHWIVYNIPASVSSFGEGITQLPEGAMEGLNSWKKTNYGGPCPPIGRHRYFHKIFALDVILEDLNSPTKKQLETSMKNHILSSAVLMGTYQKK
- the corA gene encoding magnesium/cobalt transporter CorA: MFKKHRPPVGAPPGALVVPLEAIVPRIHVIDYTGEHLVEREVGASELGDLLPMKKSKSVTWVDVQGLGDVELLREIGQIFDIHPLALSDIVHIPQRPKAEEYDSSVFITTFMIETSSLPLVHIEQISIFLGQGFVLTFQQNYGDIFDQLRQRLRQAKGSIRRYGADYLVYALLDAIIDNYYPVLEDLGEYLEEVERKVIEKPSTDILKSIYTVRCELLNLRRAIFPQREVLNFLIRDDSKLFKKTTHVYLRDCYDHCAQVIEVIETYREICSGLMDVYLSGLSNKMNEVIKVLTIISTIFIPLSFFAGVYGMNFHYMPELQLKWAYPAFWVVIVSLAIGMLLFFRKRGWLGSTDKSDETDEIDEDEVVNE
- a CDS encoding mechanosensitive ion channel family protein, which produces MSDLLTSFFALFSAKALLSFFSVVFLLSIGIPLSFYFGNTTHRFVSRRFSPQQGMIAAKVVQYGLIALVVIAVLHQLGFSLTPLLGAAGIVGIAVGFASQTSISNVISGIFLLAEEAFKVGDTITIENVTGIVLSVDILSVKIRTFDNRYIRIPNETVIKSPVINITKFPIRRIDIKIPISYRADLKRVREVLLSLAKNNPYCLQEPEPLVIFKEFSASSIDLLFAIWTHGDHYLALNNSIKEEIRERFDQEGIEIPFSPISLYAGSDPKPIPVNAGSSVA